From the genome of Candidatus Binatia bacterium:
AATGTCGAGCTTCTCCGGAACAAGGCGGAGATCGAATCCTTGCTCAAACGGATGGCCCGGCACCCCGCGGAAGCGCTCGGCGAAAGTCTCGGCGTAGCAGTGCTTGCAGCCCGGACTGACTTTCACGCAGCCGCGCACGGGATTCCATGTGGCGTCGGTCCACTCGATGCTGCTGCGGTCACTCATTGCCATCCGACCCTAGGCGAAGATACAGCGAAACCAAGTCGGAGTGCAAGCGTAGCGTGGCGCCGCACTCGGCAACGAGCGCCGCCGCCGAGGTCATACGCGTCCACTCGCAATAACGCGCTTCAAAAGGTGCCGGT
Proteins encoded in this window:
- a CDS encoding DUF5131 family protein produces the protein MSDRSSIEWTDATWNPVRGCVKVSPGCKHCYAETFAERFRGVPGHPFEQGFDLRLVPEKLDI